From the genome of Sulfurovum sp. NBC37-1, one region includes:
- a CDS encoding ferritin family protein, with the protein MRQYEMYKCNKCGNKIEVQEVGIGTLSCCGEDMVCITENLTAVNLMKAFAGESQARNKYEFFADVAYAEGLHRIARHFQEAADNEKYHAMAEFKAYNKLVNDIELDTTKKNLVYAADGERYEHEEMYPNFEAIAKEEGLKDIARLFRAIGKVEVEHEREYLALKEALEAEGFFDSENNEEYICEVCGHVHRGKKAPKACPLCKAGQEYFKKASKDITVG; encoded by the coding sequence ACAAATGTGGTAACAAAATTGAGGTACAAGAGGTTGGTATTGGAACATTGAGCTGCTGTGGCGAAGATATGGTGTGTATTACTGAGAACTTAACAGCGGTAAATCTTATGAAGGCTTTTGCAGGTGAATCACAGGCACGAAATAAGTATGAATTTTTTGCTGATGTGGCTTATGCGGAAGGACTACATAGAATCGCACGACATTTTCAAGAGGCTGCAGACAATGAGAAATACCATGCGATGGCTGAGTTTAAGGCTTACAATAAACTGGTAAATGACATAGAGTTAGATACGACCAAAAAGAACCTTGTCTATGCAGCGGATGGTGAACGTTATGAGCATGAAGAGATGTATCCTAACTTTGAAGCCATTGCAAAAGAAGAGGGACTTAAAGATATTGCCAGACTCTTTAGAGCCATCGGTAAAGTTGAAGTGGAACATGAGAGAGAGTATTTGGCACTAAAAGAGGCACTTGAAGCAGAAGGTTTCTTTGACAGTGAAAACAATGAAGAGTATATCTGTGAAGTGTGTGGACACGTACATAGAGGTAAAAAAGCACCAAAAGCTTGTCCACTATGTAAGGCAGGGCAAGAGTACTTTAAAAAAGCATCTAAAGATATAACTGTAGGATAA